From the genome of Acipenser ruthenus chromosome 14, fAciRut3.2 maternal haplotype, whole genome shotgun sequence, one region includes:
- the LOC117419383 gene encoding tetraspanin-9 isoform X3 — translation MARGCLCCLKYMMFLFNLIFWLCGCGLLGVGIWLSVSQGSFATFSPTFPSLSAANLVIAIGSIVMVTGFLGCLGAIKENKCLLLSFFIVLLIILLAELILLILFFVYMDKVGENAKKDLKEGLALYNTENNVGLKNAWNIIQAEWKCCGVTGYADWYEALKETAVPDRCCQEHYQDCGRNSTNLFWQRGCYEKVEEWLDDSKHVLGTIGMCILVIQILGMAFSMTLFQQIHRTGKKYDA, via the exons TTGTGTGGCTGTGGACTCCTAGGGGTAGGAATATGGCTGTCGGTGTCACAGGGCAGCTTTGCCACCTTTTCACCCACTTTCCCATCTCTCTCTGCCGCCAACTTGGTGATTGCCATCGGCTCCATCGTCATGGTGACCGGCTTCCTCGGATGCCTGGGTGCCATCAAGGAAAACAAGTGCCTCCTTTTGAGT tttttcattGTCTTGCTGATTATTCTACTGGCAGAGCTGATATTACTCATTCTGTTCTTTGTTTATATGGACAAG GTAGGTGAGAACGCTAAGAAGGACTTAAAAGAGGGACTTGCACTCTATAACACCGAGAACAATGTTGGGCTCAAAAATGCATGGAACATTATTCAGGCCGAG TGGAAATGCTGCGGGGTGACTGGCTATGCTGACTGGTACGAGGCGCTGAAGGAGACAGCGGTTCCAGACCGCTGCTGTCAGGAGCATTACCAGGACTGTGGGCGCAATTCCACCAACCTGTTCTGGCAAAGG GGTTGTTATGAAAAAGTTGAAGAGTGGCTGGATGATAGCAAACATGTCCTCGGCACCATTGGGATGTGCATCTTGGTAATACAG attctGGGCATGGCCTTTTCCATGACTCTCTTCCAACAGATCCACAGAACTGGTAAAAAGTATGACGCCTAG